In one Trichosurus vulpecula isolate mTriVul1 chromosome 8, mTriVul1.pri, whole genome shotgun sequence genomic region, the following are encoded:
- the FURIN gene encoding furin → MELRPWLQWTVVAALILLVGEVLTQKVYTNTWAVSIPGGLTEANRVAQKHGFLNLGPIFGDYYHFWHRAVVKRSLSPHRSRHSRLQREPKVQWLEQQVAKRRKKRDIFMEPTDPKFPQQWYLSGMNQRDLNVRGAWSQGYTGRGIVVSILDDGIEKNHPDLEGNYDPGASFDVNDQDPDPQPRYTQMNDNRHGTRCAGEVAAVANNGICGVGVAYNARIGGVRMLDGEVTDAVEARSLGLNPNHIHIYSASWGPEDDGKTVDGPARLAEEAFSRGVNQGRGGLGSIFVWASGNGGREHDSCNCDGYTNSIYTLSISSTTQFGNVPWYSEACSSTLATTYSSGNQNEKQIVTTDLRQKCTDSHTGTSASAPLAAGIIALTLEANKNLTWRDMQHLVVQTSKPAHLNANDWATNGVGRRVSHSYGYGLLDAGAMVSLARNWTTVGPQRKCLIDILTEPTDIGKRLEVRRKVTACQGEANHITRLEHAQARLTLSYNRRGDLAIYLVSPMGTRSTLLASRPHDYSADGFNDWAFMTTHSWDEDPAGDWVLEIENTSEANNYGTLTKFTLVLYGTAAEDPDLSTPSESIGCKTLASSQTCVVCEEGFSLHQKNCVRHCPQGFISQVVNTQYGIENSMEPIHANVCSPCHPSCATCKGIESTDCLSCPIFSDYDLVELTCTQQRQATFKSPGLPHNEGLLPSHLPVVVAGLSCAFIVLVFIIVFLILQLRSGFSFRGVKVYSLDSGIISYKGLPPDAWQEECPSESDEDEVRGERTAFIKDQSAL, encoded by the exons ATGGAGCTGAGGCCCTGGTTGCAGTGGACGGTAGTGGCAGCTTTGATTCTGTTGGTTGGAGAGGTCCTCACCCAGAAAGTTTACACCAATACCTGGGCTGTGTCTATCCCAGGGGGCctaactgaagcaaacagagtggCCCAAAAGCATGGATTCCTCAACCTGGGACCG ATTTTTGGGGACTATTATCATTTCTGGCATCGGGCAGTAGTGAAACGATCGCTGTCACCCCACCGTTCCCGTCACAGCCGACTACAGAGGGAACCCAAA GTGCAGTGGCTGGAGCAACAGGTGGCAAAGCGTCGGAAGAAGCGGGATATATTCATGGAGCCCACTGACCCCAAGTTTCCCCAGCAGTGGTACCTG TCTGGTATGAATCAGCGGGACTTGAATGTTCGAGGGGCCTGGTCCCAAGGCTACACTGGCCGTGGCATCGTGGTTTCCATCTTGGATGATGGCATTGAGAAGAACCACCCTGATCTAGAGGGCAACTAT GATCCTGGCGCCAGCTTTGATGTCAATGACCAGGACCCAGACCCCCAGCCTCGTTACACACAGATGAATGACAACAG GCATGGCACCCGATGTGCTGGTGAGGTGGCTGCCGTGGCCAATAATGGAATCTGTGGTGTTGGTGTTGCCTACAATGCCCGAATTGGAG GTGTGCGCATGCTCGATGGAGAGGTGACTGATGCAGTGGAGGCGCGCTCTCTAGGACTGAATCCCAACCACATCCACATCTACAGTGCCAGCTGGGGCCCTGAGGATGATGGAAAAACCGTAGATGGGCCAGCCCGCTTGGCTGAGGAGGCCTTCTCCCGGGGAGTCAACCAG gGCCGTGGGGGCCTAGGATCAATTTTCGTCTGGGCCTCGGGCAACGGGGGCCGGGAGCATGATAGCTGCAACTGTGATGGCTACACCAACAGCATTTATACCCTGTCCATCAGCAGCACAACCCAGTTTGGTAATGTGCCCTGGTACAGTGAAGCATGCTCCTCCACCCTCGCCACCACCTACAGCAGCGGCAACCAGAATGAGAAGCAAATT GTCACAACAGACCTGAGGCAAAAATGCACGGATTCCCACACTGGCACCTCTGCCTCTGCCCCCCTGGCAGCCGGCATCATTGCCCTCACCCTGGAGGCCAA TAAGAACCTGACATGGCGTGACATGCAGCATCTGGTGGTCCAGACCTCCAAGCCTGCTCACCTCAATGCCAATGACTGGGCTACGAATGGTGTAGGGCGCAGAG TTAGCCATTCATATGGTTATGGACTTCTAGATGCAGGAGCCATGGTGTCATTGGCCCGGAACTGGACCACAGTAGGCCCACAGCGAAAGTGCCTCATCGACATCCTCACCGAGCCTAC GGACATAGGGAAACGGTTGGAGGTGCGGAGGAAGGTGACTGCCTGCCAGGGAGAGGCTAACCATATCACCCGGCTAGAACATGCCCAGGCCCGACTCACCCTGTCCTACAACCGACGTGGGGACTTGGCCATTTACCTCGTCAGCCCCATGGGCACTCGCTCTACCTTGCTGGCTTCCAG ACCTCATGACTACTCAGCTGATGGGTTTAATGACTGGGCCTTTATGACTACCCATTCCTGGGATGAGGACCCTGCCGGGGACTGGGTCCTAGAAATCGAAAACACCAGTGAAGCAAACAACTACG GAACGCTGACCAAATTCACCCTCGTGCTGTATGGGACTGCTGCTGAGGATCCCGATCTCTCTACGCCATCTGAGAGCATTGGCTGCAAGACCTTAGCATCCAGCCAAACCTGCGTGG TGTGTGAAGAAGGATTTTCCCTGCATCAGAAGAACTGTGTGCGGCATTGTCCCCAAGGATTCATCTCACAAGTTGTCAACACACAGTATGGCATAGAGAACAGTATGGAGCCCATTCACGCCAATGTCTGTTCCCCTTGCCACCCTTCCTGTGCCACTTGCAAGGGGATCGAGTCCACAGACTGCCTCAGCTGCCCCATCTTCTCTGACTACGACCTGGTGGAGTTGACTTGCACCCAACAGAGGCAGGCCACCTTCAAGTCTCCAGGGCTCCCTCATAATGAAGGGCTgctgccttcccacctccccgTAGTTGTTGCAGGCCTGAGCTGCGCCTTCATTGTTTTGGTCTTCATCATTGTCTTCCTAATCCTTCAGCTACGCTCTGGCTTCAGCTTTCGGGGGGTCAAAGTGTACTCATTGGACAGTGGCATCATATCCTACAAAGGGCTGCCCCCTGACGCCTGGCAGGAGGAATGCCCTTCTGAGTCTGATGAGGACGAGGTCCGGGGAGAGAGGACTGCTTTCATCAAGGACCAGAGTGCCCTTTGA